In Amia ocellicauda isolate fAmiCal2 chromosome 7, fAmiCal2.hap1, whole genome shotgun sequence, one genomic interval encodes:
- the ilf3b gene encoding interleukin enhancer-binding factor 3 homolog isoform X1, producing the protein MSNSSLGSNFRLASATAVHLIGGGSQRNGSVEVADRASPDQSSNLQRYRNNQRWAMGRGCGQKRGGKVANRVELPRPVWDERLAYEELLYWDTLIQHGRRLHPQDYDRYEELRYWYDCLCYEEDLRLYQHYIAVTQEPAEGPSKPAMLTLWQPPPFRQRPMRIFVNDDRHVMAKHSAVYPTQEELEGVQNMVSHTERALKAVSDWLDEQEKVTVKADPDTSAEGVSEEEKESEQKPSEQATRTLRGVMRVGLVAKGLLLKGDLDLELVLLCKDKPTISLLKKVADNLAVQFAAITEEKYDIIQCIREATIVIKSTKEPVLTLTIHLTSPVVREEVEKQAAGETLSVNDPPDVLDRHKCLTALASLRHAKWFQARANGLKSCVIVIRILRDLCCRVPTWAPLRGWPLELLCEKAIGTGNRPMGAGEALRRVLECLASGILMPDGPGISDPCEKETTDAISHLDRQQREDITQSAQVSFSPPDVISQLTPQQREDVTHSAQHALRLAAFGQLHKVLGMDPLPSKMPRKPKSDTPIDYTVQIPPSTTYAPPMKRPMEEEEGGDDKSPNKKKKKLQKKSPDEKAEPPQAMNALMRLNQLKPGLQYKLISQTGPVHVPVFTMAVEVDGKTFEASGPSKRTAKLHVAVKVLQDMGLPTGVEVKTTVESTKVEEASNDVEMKPPATPTTTPDTAAAPPAPNSEAGESTENSRQQGPILTKHGKNPVMELNEKRRGLKYELISETGGSHDKRFIMEVEIDGLKFQGTGSNKKVAKAYAALAALERLFPEGSSTEAAKKKKPPPMHNPGFGMMGGAPADPTVNPRGRGRGGRGRGRGRGFNNAGGYNQGGYGSYGYGSNANSGYNNYYNNNGGASGAGGPVAGGSGMGPGTNAGAAGGSSSSGSGGGSSGYSSYYQNDGGFSGPPNPKPPGKKPPHHQGVGPGKQPFGAGGGPAGGGVGGYQAPPPSQGSYSQYSQGYNQGGPGKKNFNQNQGGGGGYSNYSTAYPSQVTGGSGSQDYSYDGYSSNNSYSSGGGSYPQGSQGGYGGGAGASGGAGSYQGYNSPSNYNAQGGGSQTYGGNQSSYQNQGGYGRGDHGMNYQYR; encoded by the exons ATGAGTAATTCATCGCTCGGGTCTAATTTTCGTCTAGCCAGTGCGACTGCAGTTCATTTGATTGGGGGGGGGAGTCAAAGAAACGGCAGTGTGGAAGTAGCAGACAGAGCTAGTCCAGATCAGTCATCAAACCTTCAAAGATATAGAAACAACCAACGATGG GCGATGGGCAGAGGTTGCggtcagaaaaggggtggtaaAGTGGCTAATCGAGTCGAGCTGCCAAGGCCGGTTTGGGACGAGCGCCTGGCCTATGAGGAGCTCCTTTACTGGGACACCCTGATACAGCACGGCAGGCGCCTTCACCCACAAGACTACGATAG ATACGAAGAGCTACGCTACTGGTACGACTGTCTCTGCTACGAGGAGGACTTGAGATTGTACCAGCATTACATTGCAGTCACACAGGAACCGGCAGAAGGCCCCTCCAAACCAGCCATG CTAACCCTGTGGCAGCCTCCTCCTTTCCGCCAGCGGCCCATGCGCATCTTCGTGAACGATGACCGCCACGTCATGGCGAAGCACTCGGCTGTCTACCCCACGCAGGAGGAGCTGGAGGGGGTGCAGAACATGGTGTCTCACACAGAGCGCGCCCTCAAGGCCGTCTCGGACTGGCTGGACGAGCAGgaaaaggtcacagtcaaggctGACCCGGATACGTCTGCGGAAGGAGTGTCTGAGGAAGAGAAGGAGAG TGAGCAGAAACCTTCTGAGCAGGCTACCAGGACCCTGCGCGGAGTGATGCGTGTGGGGCTTGTGGCCAAGGGCCTCTTGTTGAAGGGGGACCTGGACCTGGAGCTAGTGCTTCTCTGCAAGGACAAGCCCACAATCTCTCTGCTGAAGAAAGTAGCGGACAACTTGGCCGTGCAGTTTGCA GCCATCACAGAGGAGAAGTATGACATCATCCAGTGCATCCGCGAGGCTACGATCGTGATCAAGAGCACGAAGGAGCCGGTCCTGACCCTCACCATCCACCTGACCTCCCCGGTGGTGCGAGAGGAGGTGGAGAAGCAGGCCGCTGGAG AAACGCTATCAGTCAACGATCCCCCGGATGTTCTGGACAGGCACAAATGCCTTACTGCCTTGGCGTCTCTCCGGCACGCCAAGTGGTTCCAG GCCAGGGCCAACGGGCTGAAGTCTTGTGTCATCGTTATCCGCATCCTGAGGGATCTGTGCTGCAGGGTCCCCACGTGGGCCCCGCTCCGAGGCTGG CCTTTGGAACTGCTCTGTGAAAAAGCCATCGGCACTGGGAACAGGCCCATGGGAGCTGGAGAGGCGCTTCGCCGAGTTCTTGAATGCCTCGCTTCTGGAATCTTAATGCCAG ATGGTCCGGGCATCTCGGACCCCTGCGAGAAGGAGACCACCGATGCCATTAGCCACCTTGACCGCCAGCAGCGCGAGGACATCACACAGAGCGCTCAGGTGAGCTTTTCCCCCCCTGATGTCATTAGCCAACTCACCCCACAACAGAGGGAGGATGTTACCCATAGTGCTCAG CATGCCTTAAGGTTGGCAGCATTCGGTCAGCTTCACAAAGTGCTGGGGATGGACCCTTTACCGTCAAAGATGCCACGGAAACCCAAGAGCGACACTCCCATCGATTACACCG TTCAGATTCCTCCCAGCACCACCTATGCTCCACCAATGAAACGCCCtatggaggaagaggagggtgGAGATGACAAGAGCccaaacaagaaaaagaagaaactgCAGAAGAAAT CCCCAGATGAGAAGGCTGAACCCCCCCAGGCCATGAACGCGTTGATGCGCCTGAACCAGCTGAAGCCAGGGCTTCAGTACAAACTGATCTCCCAGACCGGCCCGGTGCACGTCCCAGTCTTCACTATGGCTGTGGAGGTCGATGGGAAAACCTTTGAGGCTTCAGGCCCCTCTAAAAGGACCGCAAAGCTCCACGTTGCGGTCAAG GTCCTGCAGGACATGGGTTTGCCAACTGGCGTGGAGGTGAAGACCACAGTCGAATCCACAAAGGTCGAGGAGGCATCCAACGACGTGGAGATGAAGCCGCCtgccacccccaccaccacccctgACACCGCGGCGGCGCCTCCAGCACCGAACTCTGAGGCAGGGGAAAGCACAGAG AACTCGCGGCAGCAGGGCCCCATCTTGACGAAGCATGGCAAGAACCCAGTCATGGAGCTGAACGAGAAGCGGCGTGGCCTGAAGTACGAGCTCATCTCTGAGACTGGGGGCAGCCACGACAAGCGCTTCATTATGGAG GTTGAAATCGATGGGCTGAAGTTCCAGGGCACTGGCTCCAATAAGAAAGTAGCGAAGGCCTACGCTGCCCTGGCTGCTCTTGAACGGCTTTTCCCTGAGGGCTCATCTACAGAAGCTGCCAAGAAAAAGAAACCCCCTCCCATG CACAATCCTGGGTTTGGCATGATGGGTGGTGCTCCAGCTGACCCCACAGTGAACCCCCGGGGGCGTGGTCGAGGGGGGCGGGGCCGGGGCCGAGGCCGGGGATTCAATAACGCTGGCGGCTACAATCAAG GAGGATATGGAAGCTATGGTTATGGATCCAATGCAAACTCCGGATACA ATAACTACTACAACAACAATGGTGGGGCCAGTGGTGCAGGTGGACCTGTGGCTGGGGGCTCCGGCATGGGCCCTGGCACCAATGCTGGAGCAGCagggggcagcagcagcagcggcagtgGTGGGGGCAGCAGCGGCTACAGCTCCTACTACCAGAATGACGGCGGCTTTTCCGGCCCTCCCAACCCCAAACCCCCTGGCAAAAAACCGCCCCACCACCAGGGAGTCGGCCCGGGCAAACAGCCTTTCGGTGCAGGGGGAGGGCCTGCCGGAGGTGGGGTTGGAGGTTACCAGGCTCCACCCCCCAGCCAGGGCTCCTACAGCCAGTACAGCCAGGGCTACAACCAGGGTGGCCCGGGCAAGAAGAACTTTAACCAGAAtcagggaggagggggaggctATTCCAACTACAGCACCGCCTACCCCAGTCAGGTGACCGGAGGGAGCGGCAGCCAGGACTACAGCTATGATG GTTACAGCAGCAACAACTCGTACAGCTCGGGAGGTGGCTCCTACCCCCAGGGCTCGCAGGGGGGCTACGGAGGGGGGGCAGGAGCATCTGGGGGGGCAGGCAGCTACCAAG GTTACAACAGTCCATCAAACTACAACGCACAAGGGGGAGGCAGCCAGACATACGGCGGAAACCAGAGCTCTTACCAGAATCAAGGAGGGTACGGGCGAGGGGATCACGGCATGAACTATCAGTACAGATAG
- the ilf3b gene encoding interleukin enhancer-binding factor 3 homolog isoform X4 produces the protein MSNSSLGSNFRLASATAVHLIGGGSQRNGSVEVADRASPDQSSNLQRYRNNQRWAMGRGCGQKRGGKVANRVELPRPVWDERLAYEELLYWDTLIQHGRRLHPQDYDRYEELRYWYDCLCYEEDLRLYQHYIAVTQEPAEGPSKPAMLTLWQPPPFRQRPMRIFVNDDRHVMAKHSAVYPTQEELEGVQNMVSHTERALKAVSDWLDEQEKVTVKADPDTSAEGVSEEEKESEQKPSEQATRTLRGVMRVGLVAKGLLLKGDLDLELVLLCKDKPTISLLKKVADNLAVQFAAITEEKYDIIQCIREATIVIKSTKEPVLTLTIHLTSPVVREEVEKQAAGETLSVNDPPDVLDRHKCLTALASLRHAKWFQARANGLKSCVIVIRILRDLCCRVPTWAPLRGWPLELLCEKAIGTGNRPMGAGEALRRVLECLASGILMPDGPGISDPCEKETTDAISHLDRQQREDITQSAQVSFSPPDVISQLTPQQREDVTHSAQHALRLAAFGQLHKVLGMDPLPSKMPRKPKSDTPIDYTVQIPPSTTYAPPMKRPMEEEEGGDDKSPNKKKKKLQKKSPDEKAEPPQAMNALMRLNQLKPGLQYKLISQTGPVHVPVFTMAVEVDGKTFEASGPSKRTAKLHVAVKVLQDMGLPTGVEVKTTVESTKVEEASNDVEMKPPATPTTTPDTAAAPPAPNSEAGESTENSRQQGPILTKHGKNPVMELNEKRRGLKYELISETGGSHDKRFIMEVEIDGLKFQGTGSNKKVAKAYAALAALERLFPEGSSTEAAKKKKPPPMHNPGFGMMGGAPADPTVNPRGRGRGGRGRGRGRGFNNAGGYNQDNYYNNNGGASGAGGPVAGGSGMGPGTNAGAAGGSSSSGSGGGSSGYSSYYQNDGGFSGPPNPKPPGKKPPHHQGVGPGKQPFGAGGGPAGGGVGGYQAPPPSQGSYSQYSQGYNQGGPGKKNFNQNQGGGGGYSNYSTAYPSQVTGGSGSQDYSYDGYSSNNSYSSGGGSYPQGSQGGYGGGAGASGGAGSYQGYNSPSNYNAQGGGSQTYGGNQSSYQNQGGYGRGDHGMNYQYR, from the exons ATGAGTAATTCATCGCTCGGGTCTAATTTTCGTCTAGCCAGTGCGACTGCAGTTCATTTGATTGGGGGGGGGAGTCAAAGAAACGGCAGTGTGGAAGTAGCAGACAGAGCTAGTCCAGATCAGTCATCAAACCTTCAAAGATATAGAAACAACCAACGATGG GCGATGGGCAGAGGTTGCggtcagaaaaggggtggtaaAGTGGCTAATCGAGTCGAGCTGCCAAGGCCGGTTTGGGACGAGCGCCTGGCCTATGAGGAGCTCCTTTACTGGGACACCCTGATACAGCACGGCAGGCGCCTTCACCCACAAGACTACGATAG ATACGAAGAGCTACGCTACTGGTACGACTGTCTCTGCTACGAGGAGGACTTGAGATTGTACCAGCATTACATTGCAGTCACACAGGAACCGGCAGAAGGCCCCTCCAAACCAGCCATG CTAACCCTGTGGCAGCCTCCTCCTTTCCGCCAGCGGCCCATGCGCATCTTCGTGAACGATGACCGCCACGTCATGGCGAAGCACTCGGCTGTCTACCCCACGCAGGAGGAGCTGGAGGGGGTGCAGAACATGGTGTCTCACACAGAGCGCGCCCTCAAGGCCGTCTCGGACTGGCTGGACGAGCAGgaaaaggtcacagtcaaggctGACCCGGATACGTCTGCGGAAGGAGTGTCTGAGGAAGAGAAGGAGAG TGAGCAGAAACCTTCTGAGCAGGCTACCAGGACCCTGCGCGGAGTGATGCGTGTGGGGCTTGTGGCCAAGGGCCTCTTGTTGAAGGGGGACCTGGACCTGGAGCTAGTGCTTCTCTGCAAGGACAAGCCCACAATCTCTCTGCTGAAGAAAGTAGCGGACAACTTGGCCGTGCAGTTTGCA GCCATCACAGAGGAGAAGTATGACATCATCCAGTGCATCCGCGAGGCTACGATCGTGATCAAGAGCACGAAGGAGCCGGTCCTGACCCTCACCATCCACCTGACCTCCCCGGTGGTGCGAGAGGAGGTGGAGAAGCAGGCCGCTGGAG AAACGCTATCAGTCAACGATCCCCCGGATGTTCTGGACAGGCACAAATGCCTTACTGCCTTGGCGTCTCTCCGGCACGCCAAGTGGTTCCAG GCCAGGGCCAACGGGCTGAAGTCTTGTGTCATCGTTATCCGCATCCTGAGGGATCTGTGCTGCAGGGTCCCCACGTGGGCCCCGCTCCGAGGCTGG CCTTTGGAACTGCTCTGTGAAAAAGCCATCGGCACTGGGAACAGGCCCATGGGAGCTGGAGAGGCGCTTCGCCGAGTTCTTGAATGCCTCGCTTCTGGAATCTTAATGCCAG ATGGTCCGGGCATCTCGGACCCCTGCGAGAAGGAGACCACCGATGCCATTAGCCACCTTGACCGCCAGCAGCGCGAGGACATCACACAGAGCGCTCAGGTGAGCTTTTCCCCCCCTGATGTCATTAGCCAACTCACCCCACAACAGAGGGAGGATGTTACCCATAGTGCTCAG CATGCCTTAAGGTTGGCAGCATTCGGTCAGCTTCACAAAGTGCTGGGGATGGACCCTTTACCGTCAAAGATGCCACGGAAACCCAAGAGCGACACTCCCATCGATTACACCG TTCAGATTCCTCCCAGCACCACCTATGCTCCACCAATGAAACGCCCtatggaggaagaggagggtgGAGATGACAAGAGCccaaacaagaaaaagaagaaactgCAGAAGAAAT CCCCAGATGAGAAGGCTGAACCCCCCCAGGCCATGAACGCGTTGATGCGCCTGAACCAGCTGAAGCCAGGGCTTCAGTACAAACTGATCTCCCAGACCGGCCCGGTGCACGTCCCAGTCTTCACTATGGCTGTGGAGGTCGATGGGAAAACCTTTGAGGCTTCAGGCCCCTCTAAAAGGACCGCAAAGCTCCACGTTGCGGTCAAG GTCCTGCAGGACATGGGTTTGCCAACTGGCGTGGAGGTGAAGACCACAGTCGAATCCACAAAGGTCGAGGAGGCATCCAACGACGTGGAGATGAAGCCGCCtgccacccccaccaccacccctgACACCGCGGCGGCGCCTCCAGCACCGAACTCTGAGGCAGGGGAAAGCACAGAG AACTCGCGGCAGCAGGGCCCCATCTTGACGAAGCATGGCAAGAACCCAGTCATGGAGCTGAACGAGAAGCGGCGTGGCCTGAAGTACGAGCTCATCTCTGAGACTGGGGGCAGCCACGACAAGCGCTTCATTATGGAG GTTGAAATCGATGGGCTGAAGTTCCAGGGCACTGGCTCCAATAAGAAAGTAGCGAAGGCCTACGCTGCCCTGGCTGCTCTTGAACGGCTTTTCCCTGAGGGCTCATCTACAGAAGCTGCCAAGAAAAAGAAACCCCCTCCCATG CACAATCCTGGGTTTGGCATGATGGGTGGTGCTCCAGCTGACCCCACAGTGAACCCCCGGGGGCGTGGTCGAGGGGGGCGGGGCCGGGGCCGAGGCCGGGGATTCAATAACGCTGGCGGCTACAATCAAG ATAACTACTACAACAACAATGGTGGGGCCAGTGGTGCAGGTGGACCTGTGGCTGGGGGCTCCGGCATGGGCCCTGGCACCAATGCTGGAGCAGCagggggcagcagcagcagcggcagtgGTGGGGGCAGCAGCGGCTACAGCTCCTACTACCAGAATGACGGCGGCTTTTCCGGCCCTCCCAACCCCAAACCCCCTGGCAAAAAACCGCCCCACCACCAGGGAGTCGGCCCGGGCAAACAGCCTTTCGGTGCAGGGGGAGGGCCTGCCGGAGGTGGGGTTGGAGGTTACCAGGCTCCACCCCCCAGCCAGGGCTCCTACAGCCAGTACAGCCAGGGCTACAACCAGGGTGGCCCGGGCAAGAAGAACTTTAACCAGAAtcagggaggagggggaggctATTCCAACTACAGCACCGCCTACCCCAGTCAGGTGACCGGAGGGAGCGGCAGCCAGGACTACAGCTATGATG GTTACAGCAGCAACAACTCGTACAGCTCGGGAGGTGGCTCCTACCCCCAGGGCTCGCAGGGGGGCTACGGAGGGGGGGCAGGAGCATCTGGGGGGGCAGGCAGCTACCAAG GTTACAACAGTCCATCAAACTACAACGCACAAGGGGGAGGCAGCCAGACATACGGCGGAAACCAGAGCTCTTACCAGAATCAAGGAGGGTACGGGCGAGGGGATCACGGCATGAACTATCAGTACAGATAG
- the ilf3b gene encoding interleukin enhancer-binding factor 3 homolog isoform X5: MSNSSLGSNFRLASATAVHLIGGGSQRNGSVEVADRASPDQSSNLQRYRNNQRWAMGRGCGQKRGGKVANRVELPRPVWDERLAYEELLYWDTLIQHGRRLHPQDYDRYEELRYWYDCLCYEEDLRLYQHYIAVTQEPAEGPSKPAMLTLWQPPPFRQRPMRIFVNDDRHVMAKHSAVYPTQEELEGVQNMVSHTERALKAVSDWLDEQEKVTVKADPDTSAEGVSEEEKESEQKPSEQATRTLRGVMRVGLVAKGLLLKGDLDLELVLLCKDKPTISLLKKVADNLAVQFAAITEEKYDIIQCIREATIVIKSTKEPVLTLTIHLTSPVVREEVEKQAAGETLSVNDPPDVLDRHKCLTALASLRHAKWFQARANGLKSCVIVIRILRDLCCRVPTWAPLRGWPLELLCEKAIGTGNRPMGAGEALRRVLECLASGILMPDGPGISDPCEKETTDAISHLDRQQREDITQSAQHALRLAAFGQLHKVLGMDPLPSKMPRKPKSDTPIDYTVQIPPSTTYAPPMKRPMEEEEGGDDKSPNKKKKKLQKKSPDEKAEPPQAMNALMRLNQLKPGLQYKLISQTGPVHVPVFTMAVEVDGKTFEASGPSKRTAKLHVAVKVLQDMGLPTGVEVKTTVESTKVEEASNDVEMKPPATPTTTPDTAAAPPAPNSEAGESTENSRQQGPILTKHGKNPVMELNEKRRGLKYELISETGGSHDKRFIMEVEIDGLKFQGTGSNKKVAKAYAALAALERLFPEGSSTEAAKKKKPPPMHNPGFGMMGGAPADPTVNPRGRGRGGRGRGRGRGFNNAGGYNQGGYGSYGYGSNANSGYNNYYNNNGGASGAGGPVAGGSGMGPGTNAGAAGGSSSSGSGGGSSGYSSYYQNDGGFSGPPNPKPPGKKPPHHQGVGPGKQPFGAGGGPAGGGVGGYQAPPPSQGSYSQYSQGYNQGGPGKKNFNQNQGGGGGYSNYSTAYPSQVTGGSGSQDYSYDGYSSNNSYSSGGGSYPQGSQGGYGGGAGASGGAGSYQGYNSPSNYNAQGGGSQTYGGNQSSYQNQGGYGRGDHGMNYQYR; the protein is encoded by the exons ATGAGTAATTCATCGCTCGGGTCTAATTTTCGTCTAGCCAGTGCGACTGCAGTTCATTTGATTGGGGGGGGGAGTCAAAGAAACGGCAGTGTGGAAGTAGCAGACAGAGCTAGTCCAGATCAGTCATCAAACCTTCAAAGATATAGAAACAACCAACGATGG GCGATGGGCAGAGGTTGCggtcagaaaaggggtggtaaAGTGGCTAATCGAGTCGAGCTGCCAAGGCCGGTTTGGGACGAGCGCCTGGCCTATGAGGAGCTCCTTTACTGGGACACCCTGATACAGCACGGCAGGCGCCTTCACCCACAAGACTACGATAG ATACGAAGAGCTACGCTACTGGTACGACTGTCTCTGCTACGAGGAGGACTTGAGATTGTACCAGCATTACATTGCAGTCACACAGGAACCGGCAGAAGGCCCCTCCAAACCAGCCATG CTAACCCTGTGGCAGCCTCCTCCTTTCCGCCAGCGGCCCATGCGCATCTTCGTGAACGATGACCGCCACGTCATGGCGAAGCACTCGGCTGTCTACCCCACGCAGGAGGAGCTGGAGGGGGTGCAGAACATGGTGTCTCACACAGAGCGCGCCCTCAAGGCCGTCTCGGACTGGCTGGACGAGCAGgaaaaggtcacagtcaaggctGACCCGGATACGTCTGCGGAAGGAGTGTCTGAGGAAGAGAAGGAGAG TGAGCAGAAACCTTCTGAGCAGGCTACCAGGACCCTGCGCGGAGTGATGCGTGTGGGGCTTGTGGCCAAGGGCCTCTTGTTGAAGGGGGACCTGGACCTGGAGCTAGTGCTTCTCTGCAAGGACAAGCCCACAATCTCTCTGCTGAAGAAAGTAGCGGACAACTTGGCCGTGCAGTTTGCA GCCATCACAGAGGAGAAGTATGACATCATCCAGTGCATCCGCGAGGCTACGATCGTGATCAAGAGCACGAAGGAGCCGGTCCTGACCCTCACCATCCACCTGACCTCCCCGGTGGTGCGAGAGGAGGTGGAGAAGCAGGCCGCTGGAG AAACGCTATCAGTCAACGATCCCCCGGATGTTCTGGACAGGCACAAATGCCTTACTGCCTTGGCGTCTCTCCGGCACGCCAAGTGGTTCCAG GCCAGGGCCAACGGGCTGAAGTCTTGTGTCATCGTTATCCGCATCCTGAGGGATCTGTGCTGCAGGGTCCCCACGTGGGCCCCGCTCCGAGGCTGG CCTTTGGAACTGCTCTGTGAAAAAGCCATCGGCACTGGGAACAGGCCCATGGGAGCTGGAGAGGCGCTTCGCCGAGTTCTTGAATGCCTCGCTTCTGGAATCTTAATGCCAG ATGGTCCGGGCATCTCGGACCCCTGCGAGAAGGAGACCACCGATGCCATTAGCCACCTTGACCGCCAGCAGCGCGAGGACATCACACAGAGCGCTCAG CATGCCTTAAGGTTGGCAGCATTCGGTCAGCTTCACAAAGTGCTGGGGATGGACCCTTTACCGTCAAAGATGCCACGGAAACCCAAGAGCGACACTCCCATCGATTACACCG TTCAGATTCCTCCCAGCACCACCTATGCTCCACCAATGAAACGCCCtatggaggaagaggagggtgGAGATGACAAGAGCccaaacaagaaaaagaagaaactgCAGAAGAAAT CCCCAGATGAGAAGGCTGAACCCCCCCAGGCCATGAACGCGTTGATGCGCCTGAACCAGCTGAAGCCAGGGCTTCAGTACAAACTGATCTCCCAGACCGGCCCGGTGCACGTCCCAGTCTTCACTATGGCTGTGGAGGTCGATGGGAAAACCTTTGAGGCTTCAGGCCCCTCTAAAAGGACCGCAAAGCTCCACGTTGCGGTCAAG GTCCTGCAGGACATGGGTTTGCCAACTGGCGTGGAGGTGAAGACCACAGTCGAATCCACAAAGGTCGAGGAGGCATCCAACGACGTGGAGATGAAGCCGCCtgccacccccaccaccacccctgACACCGCGGCGGCGCCTCCAGCACCGAACTCTGAGGCAGGGGAAAGCACAGAG AACTCGCGGCAGCAGGGCCCCATCTTGACGAAGCATGGCAAGAACCCAGTCATGGAGCTGAACGAGAAGCGGCGTGGCCTGAAGTACGAGCTCATCTCTGAGACTGGGGGCAGCCACGACAAGCGCTTCATTATGGAG GTTGAAATCGATGGGCTGAAGTTCCAGGGCACTGGCTCCAATAAGAAAGTAGCGAAGGCCTACGCTGCCCTGGCTGCTCTTGAACGGCTTTTCCCTGAGGGCTCATCTACAGAAGCTGCCAAGAAAAAGAAACCCCCTCCCATG CACAATCCTGGGTTTGGCATGATGGGTGGTGCTCCAGCTGACCCCACAGTGAACCCCCGGGGGCGTGGTCGAGGGGGGCGGGGCCGGGGCCGAGGCCGGGGATTCAATAACGCTGGCGGCTACAATCAAG GAGGATATGGAAGCTATGGTTATGGATCCAATGCAAACTCCGGATACA ATAACTACTACAACAACAATGGTGGGGCCAGTGGTGCAGGTGGACCTGTGGCTGGGGGCTCCGGCATGGGCCCTGGCACCAATGCTGGAGCAGCagggggcagcagcagcagcggcagtgGTGGGGGCAGCAGCGGCTACAGCTCCTACTACCAGAATGACGGCGGCTTTTCCGGCCCTCCCAACCCCAAACCCCCTGGCAAAAAACCGCCCCACCACCAGGGAGTCGGCCCGGGCAAACAGCCTTTCGGTGCAGGGGGAGGGCCTGCCGGAGGTGGGGTTGGAGGTTACCAGGCTCCACCCCCCAGCCAGGGCTCCTACAGCCAGTACAGCCAGGGCTACAACCAGGGTGGCCCGGGCAAGAAGAACTTTAACCAGAAtcagggaggagggggaggctATTCCAACTACAGCACCGCCTACCCCAGTCAGGTGACCGGAGGGAGCGGCAGCCAGGACTACAGCTATGATG GTTACAGCAGCAACAACTCGTACAGCTCGGGAGGTGGCTCCTACCCCCAGGGCTCGCAGGGGGGCTACGGAGGGGGGGCAGGAGCATCTGGGGGGGCAGGCAGCTACCAAG GTTACAACAGTCCATCAAACTACAACGCACAAGGGGGAGGCAGCCAGACATACGGCGGAAACCAGAGCTCTTACCAGAATCAAGGAGGGTACGGGCGAGGGGATCACGGCATGAACTATCAGTACAGATAG